A region from the Xenopus laevis strain J_2021 chromosome 4S, Xenopus_laevis_v10.1, whole genome shotgun sequence genome encodes:
- the foxe3.S gene encoding forkhead box protein E4-like, whose product MNLASFSYYSGMCTMTADSQQSPTEATGPIPSSPSMDSTGSIRVKCEPKGSCSPEEGMNNGMPEEHCQASGGRRRKRPVQRGKPPYSYIALIAMAIANSPESKLTLGGIYKFIMERFPFYRENSKKWQNSIRHNLTLNDCFVKIPREPGHPGKGNYWTLDPAAEDMFDNGSFLRRRKRFKRTDISTYPGYMQNSSAFTPTPAGRASYPSSIYSSVGSGYNPQIHQTHHPAMVHPYQSPGGAGQGQHRMFSIDSLINQQSVMQPSPGTELTHHSMNGELGNMTSSCSVGDLSCFQTQAISPTGVGSLLNRPSNAVSCNLTYSYSSSPPHLPVSPTSYSPNNSQIYGSASRLAMRSGSCVDHTDQLLSLPGTQMNGVCQYNNSSYMIQTHFASGYM is encoded by the coding sequence ATGAATTTGGCAAGTTTCTCTTATTATTCAGGCATGTGCACCATGACTGCAGATTCCCAGCAATCACCCACTGAAGCTACTGGCCCCATACCAAGCTCCCCCAGTATGGACTCCACTGGCTCCATCAGAGTCAAATGTGAACCCAAGGGGAGCTGCAGCCCAGAGGAGGGTATGAATAATGGAATGCCAGAAGAACACTGCCAGGCCTCTGGGGGCAGGAGGAGAAAACGTCCAGTTCAGCGGGGAAAGCCACCCTACAGCTATATTGCCCTCATTGCAATGGCCATAGCCAATTCCCCTGAAAGTAAGCTGACACTAGGGGGCATTTACAAATTTATCATGGAAAGGTTCCCCTTCTATAGGGAGAACTCCAAGAAATGGCAGAACTCCATCCGCCACAACCTAACGCTTAATGACTGCTTTGTAAAGATCCCCAGGGAACCTGGGCACCCGGGCAAAGGCAACTACTGGACTCTGGATCCTGCAGCTGAGGATATGTTTGATAATGGCAGTTTCCTCAGAAGAAGAAAGAGATTTAAGAGGACAGATATCAGTACCTACCCTGGGTATATGCAGAATAGCAGTGCCTTCACCCCCACCCCAGCTGGAAGGGCATCATACCCCAGCAGCATATACTCTAGCGTTGGCTCTGGATATAACCCTCAGATACATCAGACTCACCACCCAGCTATGGTACATCCCTACCAGTCTCCAGGTGGAGCTGGGCAAGGACAGCACAGGATGTTCAGTATAGACAGTTTAATCAACCAACAGTCTGTGATGCAACCATCCCCTGGTACAGAGCTTACTCACCATTCCATGAATGGAGAACTTGGGAACATGACCAGCAGTTGTTCTGTAGGAGATCTTTCCTGTTTTCAGACTCAGGCAATCAGCCCCACAGGGGTAGGTTCATTGTTAAATCGGCCTTCAAATGCTGTGTCTTGCAATCTAACATATTCTTATTCCTCATCCCCACCTCACTTGCCAGTGTCCCCTACCAGCTATTCTCCCAATAACTCACAGATATATGGCTCTGCTAGCAGGCTGGCTATGAGATCTGGATCTTGTGTAGATCACACAGACCAGCTCCTGTCTTTGCCCGGGACTCAAATGAATGGGGTTTGTCAGTATAACAACAGTTCCTACATGATACAAACACATTTTGCTTCTGGATATATGTAA